One Marinobacter sp. es.048 genomic window, AATCTCAATCTGGTCGCCAACCGACTGGCCCAGCCGTTCTGCCAGCAAGGGATCGATAATGGCGCCCCACTGCCCTTCTTTCTGGTCTGTAAGAGCACCCAGCGGTTCATCCGGTGTGAGCTCCAGCTCGCCATAGAGAGGGTAAAGGGCATCCGGAACCAGTATTTCGGCTCGGAAGAAGCCGTCGCCGCCGCTACCGCTGACAATGGTATCGAATTCCCGCACCAGCGAAATATTTCCGGTAGCGCGAATCCATTCGAGGACATCATCGGGCAGAGGTTCGCTGGTATCCAGCTCCACGTCGCCGCCCAGCAGTGCACGGGTATCCGCCAGCAAACTCTGCTCGATCACCCTGTAAAGGCTGGCTGTAGCTGCCACGAGGGTGACGCCAAGAATCAGGCAGGCCAGGAAAATCTTCAATGCAGAAATACGTGAGCGCAGATCGGTAATCGCGAATCTGAGCATCCAGAGCGGGTTTGCGGAACGTTCAGGATGCATAGAGACGCCCACCGTCCATCCGGACCCTGTGCTGGCAACGCTCGGCAACGCGCTCGTCGTGGGTCACCAGCACCAGCGTGGATTTGCTGTCTTTATGCAAATCGAACAGCAGGGAGAGCACTTTCTCTCCGGTTTCATGGTCCAGGTTGCCTGTGGGCTCATCTCCCAATAACAGGCTCGGCTGATGAACGAGAGCCCTCGCGATCGCAACCCGTTGCTGCTCACCGCCAGAAAGCTGACCCGGGTAGTGCTGCAGTCGATGGCTGAGGCCAACCGCCTCCAGCATGGCAAGAGCTCGTTCCCGTGGCCTTGCCTCGCCGGCAATCTCGAGTGGCAGACTAACATTCCCCAGGGCCGTGAGGCCCGGCAACAGGTGAAAGGACTGGAAAATAATGCCAAGGTGCTCACTTCGCCAGTCCGCCAGAGCGTTGCCGTCCATGTCGCCCAGGCGTTGCTCACCAACCAGAATTTCGCCGCTGGTCGGGCGCTGCAGGCCAGAGAGCAACAAAAGCAGGGAGGTTTTCCCGCTGCCAGAGGGGCCTGTGATTGCCAGTGTTTCTCCCGGGGGCACCATGAGGGAGGCATTTTTGAGTACGGCGACTTTGCCGGACTCGGTGGGGTACTCGAGAAACAAACCGCTCATTTCAACACTGGTAGACACTTGCGCTCCTCTGGTTTGATGAATTTTCTGCTCTGGCGCGTATCACTGAATGATCGACGGCAGGATAAAGTTTAGAGTACGAACCCTATTTAAGAGTGGCGCACTCTCGTTTTTTGGCGCCCTCAGTCAAAACAGGAGCCCTGACCATGACCGGACCACTTGATGGCATCCGCATTATCGATCTGACGGCCATGATCTCGGGGCCGCTGGCTACCATGATGTTGGCGGATCAGGGTGCCGAGGTCATCAAGGTAGAAAATCCGGCAGGTGGCGACTTCACCCGATCCGCTGCTAATCGGCAGGGGGATATGTCGGCGCTGTACCTCAACAACAATCGCAACAAGAAGTCGGTAGCACTGAACCTGAAAGAGCAGGAAGGACGCGATGCGCTGCTTCGACTGGTGGCGACGGCCGATGTCTTCGTTCAGAACTTCCGGCCGGGTGTTATTGAAAGAATGGGGCTTGGCGAAGAGCAACTGCGTAAGGTGGCCCCGAACCTGATCATGGTATCAATCAGTGGTTTTGGGGACACCGGCCCCTACTCTCAGCGCCCGGTATACGACCCGCTGATACAGGGCCTGTCCGGATTAGCCACCGTGCAGGCGGGCGCCGATGAGCTTCGCCCCCAACTGGTGAGGACCATACTGCCCGACAAGCTCACCGGTGTAACGGCAGCCCAGGCGATTACCGCGGCTCTGTTTGCCCGCGAACGCACCGGAGAAAGCCAGCATGTCCGGTTGTCCATGCTGGACGCGATCATCGCGTTTCTCTGGAGCTCCGATATGGGCAGCCAGACCTTCATTCACAGTGAGGTGCCACAACAGGAGGCCGCGAGTCTTCAGGATCTGATCTATGAGACTACCACGGGCTACATCACCATTGCTGTCCAGAGCGACAGGGAGTGGCAGGCCCTCAGTCGCGCCCTGAACCGCCCGGAGTGGGCAGAGGATCCGCGCTTCCTGACCGCCAAACTGCGACAGGAGAATATTGACGCGAGGCTGGAGCTGATCCAGTCGGTTATCAAAACCGATACGGCCGAGCATTGGCTGGCAAGGCTTGAGGCCGAGCAAGTGCCCTGCGCCCCGGTGTTGACCCGCACCCAGGTGCTGGACCATCCCCAGGTACAGGCAAACGACGTGCTCTCGCACTACGATCACCCCCAGGCGGGCCGGCTTCGCCAGGCCCGCACGCCGTCGCGATTCTCGGCGACACCAGAGCGGCATTTTCAAGGAGCTCCGCGCCTCGGCGAGCAAACCAGCGAACTGTTGGAAGAATGCGGCTATTCCGCCGAGGACATCCAGGCGATGTGTGATTCAGGCATAGCAGCCGTGCCCGCCAGATAACACGCATACACAGCGAATCCACTGCAGCCGGACGATCCAATGCCCGTACCCGTGGTTCAACATCCAGACTACAGCTTCCCCTTTCCGGTCAGACACCGCTTCCCAATGGAAAAGTTCGGGCTGCTTGCTGACTACGCTCGCTCGAAAGGCCTTCTGACTCAAACTAACGGCTTTCGCCCTGCCCCGTGCCGGCAGGCCTGGCTGACCCGGACTCATTGCCCGGATTACCTTGCCCGCTTCGCCGGCGATCAACTCTCGGGGCGGGAGAAACGGCAGATGAATCTGCCCTGGAGCAAAGGCCTGGTCCGACGCACGTTCCTCGCCCCTTCCGGCACAGTGCTGACCGCCCAGTTGGCCCTTCAGCATGGCATTGCCTGTCATCTGGCCGGTGGCACTCATCATGCCCATTACGATTACGCTGCCGGCTTCTGCATCCTCAACGATCTGGCTATCGCCGCCAATGTGCTGTTGCAACAGGATGCCATTGAACGTGTGCTTATCTTCGATGTGGATGTGCATCAGGGTGACGGTACCGCTGCCTTGTTGGCGCAGGAGCCGAATGCCTTTACCTGCTCGATTCACTGTGAGCGCAATTACCCGTTCGAGAAAAAGGTAAGCGATCTCGATATCGCCTTACCGGATGGCCTCGAAGACGATGCCTATCTGGAGGTTGTCAGCGAGACGCTGCATAAAGCACTTGCGTTATCGCGACCGGACATCGTGCTCTACGACGCAGGGGTAGACGTTTTCAGGGATGATCCACTCGGCCGGCTGAACATTTCCGAGAAAGGGATTTTCGAGCGGGACTGTCAGGTGCTCAGTGAATTGAAACGTCGGGACATTCCGGTAGCAACGGTTATCGGCGGCGGCTACGATGATGACCGGGTGAAATTGGCAAAGCGACATGGGATTATTGTGGAAGCATCCAGCCGGGTTTTCGATTATGGCTGATCCAGCCAGTCTCTTGATGCATGGAGAAGGCTTCAGGCGGAATCAACCGGCGCGGGAGCAAGGACAGTCAGCTCAGATAAAAATGCGACCTCCGGCACAGCCGCCGGGGTCCAGTTAACGGTTCCCCCGCGAATGCAGGCAGCATAGGTCGATCTCGCAAACTTCGAAGCGGTTTAAAGGAAGACGTCTGATGCAATGCGCTCTCGTTTATGATTTCGATGGCACCCTCGCCAAAGGCAACTGCGCCGAGCACGGGCTCATGCCTACGCTAGGGCTGGATGAACATTCTGATTTCTGGCCAGCGGTGAATAGAAAGAACCGCGAGCGGGACGGCGATGAGATTCTCACCTATCTGGGAGAACTGGCCAAGCGAGCCCGGGATGTCGGGAAACACAATGAATTAAGTCCGGAGCGGCTTCAACTCCACGGGCAATCAATCCCCCTTTTCCCAGGCGTGGAAGAATGGTTCGACGACATCAATCGGTTCGCCAGCGACCAGGGAATTGCCTTGAGCCATTACATTGTTTCAAGTGGATTGGAAGAGATGATTCGTGGCACCCCTGTCGCCAAGCACTTCAAAAAGATCTTTGGTTGCCGTTACCACTACGACGCAGACTCAGGCCACGCCAAATGGCCTGCTGTTGCAATCGACTACACCACCAAGACACAGTACCTGTTTCGCATCAACAAAGGCATTGAAAACAGCTGGGACAATGTCACTATCAACGAATACATAGAGCCCGGTAACCGCGCCTACCCCTTCGACCATATGATCTATTTCGGCGACGGGGACACAGACATTCCGGCCATGAAAATGGTTAAGACTCAGGGCGGCTGCAGTCTCGCCGTATTCGACAGCGATAGGTGGGGCGAACAGAATACTCAGGAGAAGATCGAAAAACTCATCTCTGAGGAACGGGCTAACTACGTTGTGCCGGGAGACTACACAACAGGCAGCCAGTTGGATGTGACGGTTCGCGGGGTTTTGCGACTTTATAAGCGCAAGTACGGCTGAGATTTACGCATTTTTGGTCGGTTTCATTGACGCGCCCGGTTTGACATTTCGAAGCGAGGAAAGATGAGGAAACTCCTACTGATTCTGGGTCTCGCGACAGTCATTGCAGTAGCGTCGACGGTCACATCCCGTCCCATGCTGATTGAAGAGCGGGTGATCCAGATTCAGGCGGAGAGTACGCTAAGGGAATTCCCGAGTATTGAGACAGAGCCTCTGGAGTTCCAGGCTGCATTGC contains:
- a CDS encoding ABC transporter ATP-binding protein; its protein translation is MSGLFLEYPTESGKVAVLKNASLMVPPGETLAITGPSGSGKTSLLLLLSGLQRPTSGEILVGEQRLGDMDGNALADWRSEHLGIIFQSFHLLPGLTALGNVSLPLEIAGEARPRERALAMLEAVGLSHRLQHYPGQLSGGEQQRVAIARALVHQPSLLLGDEPTGNLDHETGEKVLSLLFDLHKDSKSTLVLVTHDERVAERCQHRVRMDGGRLYAS
- a CDS encoding CaiB/BaiF CoA transferase family protein yields the protein MTGPLDGIRIIDLTAMISGPLATMMLADQGAEVIKVENPAGGDFTRSAANRQGDMSALYLNNNRNKKSVALNLKEQEGRDALLRLVATADVFVQNFRPGVIERMGLGEEQLRKVAPNLIMVSISGFGDTGPYSQRPVYDPLIQGLSGLATVQAGADELRPQLVRTILPDKLTGVTAAQAITAALFARERTGESQHVRLSMLDAIIAFLWSSDMGSQTFIHSEVPQQEAASLQDLIYETTTGYITIAVQSDREWQALSRALNRPEWAEDPRFLTAKLRQENIDARLELIQSVIKTDTAEHWLARLEAEQVPCAPVLTRTQVLDHPQVQANDVLSHYDHPQAGRLRQARTPSRFSATPERHFQGAPRLGEQTSELLEECGYSAEDIQAMCDSGIAAVPAR
- a CDS encoding histone deacetylase, with protein sequence MPVPVVQHPDYSFPFPVRHRFPMEKFGLLADYARSKGLLTQTNGFRPAPCRQAWLTRTHCPDYLARFAGDQLSGREKRQMNLPWSKGLVRRTFLAPSGTVLTAQLALQHGIACHLAGGTHHAHYDYAAGFCILNDLAIAANVLLQQDAIERVLIFDVDVHQGDGTAALLAQEPNAFTCSIHCERNYPFEKKVSDLDIALPDGLEDDAYLEVVSETLHKALALSRPDIVLYDAGVDVFRDDPLGRLNISEKGIFERDCQVLSELKRRDIPVATVIGGGYDDDRVKLAKRHGIIVEASSRVFDYG
- a CDS encoding haloacid dehalogenase-like hydrolase, which translates into the protein MQCALVYDFDGTLAKGNCAEHGLMPTLGLDEHSDFWPAVNRKNRERDGDEILTYLGELAKRARDVGKHNELSPERLQLHGQSIPLFPGVEEWFDDINRFASDQGIALSHYIVSSGLEEMIRGTPVAKHFKKIFGCRYHYDADSGHAKWPAVAIDYTTKTQYLFRINKGIENSWDNVTINEYIEPGNRAYPFDHMIYFGDGDTDIPAMKMVKTQGGCSLAVFDSDRWGEQNTQEKIEKLISEERANYVVPGDYTTGSQLDVTVRGVLRLYKRKYG